In Terriglobia bacterium, the genomic stretch CGCGCGCCGCCGGAATCGTTTAGCCCGACTAGCGGCGCGCCCACGCGCATGGCCTGGTCCATGGCCTTGACAATCTTGTTGGCGTTGGCCAGCGACAGGGAGCCACCGAAGACGGTAAAGTCCTGCGCGAAGACGAACACCAGGCGGCCCTCGATGCGGCCATAGCCAGTGACGAATCCGTCACCGTAGTACTTCTGCTCCTGCATGCCAAAGTCGTGGCACTGGTGGGTGACGAGCTTGTCGGTTTCTTCGAAGGTGCCCTCGTCGAGCAGGAAGGCGATGCGCTCGCGCGCGCTCATCTTGCCTTCCTTGTGCATCTTGGCGCGGCGTTCTTCGCCTCCGCCCTGCTCGGCGAGATGGTCGCGTTTTTTGAGTTCGTCCAGCTTCTGTTCCAGGGAGCTCATGGCCGCGCATTATAGACGGCGGGCCTCAGGGGCTAAAGCCCATTTGTATGCGGGCGTCAGCGGCACGGCTGAAGCCGTGCCCTACCCAAAACGATTCCGCAGATCAGATTTACTCGTTGGCGGCGTAGTTGGGCTTCCACTTGTACTTCTTGCCATCCCAGTAGACGTCGGAGCCGAGGCCGCCGGCTTCGGTCGCTTGGATGGTATTTACGGTGACCTTCTTTTTCTTGATTGCGGTCTTCCCAACCGAGAGGCTGTCGAAGGGCAGGTTGACGATCACGAACTTGGCCTTGGGCGCGCGCCAATTGTGCACCACGAGCACGTAGCGGGTTGTGAGGGCGTTGGTGGCGGAGAACTGCACCGTGACCTTGGGATCGCCGAAGCCGAAGAAGGAGTCGTAGGGATCGATCGCGAGATAGTGATGGTCGAGTTCGCCGCTGAGCGGATTCTTCGCGGTGGCCACCAGCACCAGGTCCTCCTGGCCGTCGCCATCAAGATCGGCAGTCAGGGGCGCGATTTTCGGATCGAGCTTGAACTGGTCGCCGAATTCGCGGGCGCAGATTTGCTGCGCATCCAGCGCGGGCGTGGGTTGCGCTGCGGGGGCGGGCGCCTGCTGCGCGGCGGCGGCGAGGGCGCTCACGGCGACGGCAACCACAAACAGAGTTCTCCTCATGCCTGTACTGTATCGCCGTCGCGCGCACATGCAAGTGGCAATCAAGGTATGTCGCTCAGCAACGCATCCCTAACGGGTCACTGGCTGCTGCTTCACTAAATCCCCTCGTTGTCCGCGCGGCTCCACAACAGGAGTTAGTAGCTGGCAGTTGGTAGTTAGCGTCGCGCGGCTATCGGAAGTGTTCCCAGCCGCGCGGCGGCATGGGGCGGCGTCTTTCTCGATCCGCCAAGAACACACGCGCCCCGCGTATGATTTCGCCGATGCGGGTAACGCGGACGCCGGCGATTTCCGCCGGCACACGCGTGCGCGGCGGCGCGGTGAACAGCAACTCGTAGTCTTCACCGCCGTGAAGGGCCATTTCCATCGTCGCTCCCGTTGCGACTGGAATGCTTCGCGCGTTCACGACAGCGCCCACGCCACTCTCCTCGCAAATGTGCGACAGGTCGGTGGAAAGGCCGTCGCTGAGATCAATGGCAGCCGAAGCCAGGCGTTGCCGGCGAAGCTGGACGCCCGCAGCGATGCGCGGGTCGGGGAAGAAGTGGGCGCGGTGTTGCGGGGGGCGGAGTTTCCTGCCGGCGAGCATTTGCCGGATGGCCGCTGCCGAGGCGCCGAGCGCGCCAGTGACATAGATAGCCTCGCCGGGCCTGGCGCCGGAACGCAGCAGCGCCTTCCCCCGTGGTACGGAGCCAACCACCAAGATATCGGCGAGGACGCCGGTGGGCGATTGCGCAATGTCGCCGCCGGCAAGCGGAACCTTGAATTGTCCGGCGAGCTTCAGCAGGCCGCGCAGGAAACCGTCGGCCCAGCGCTGCGGGAAATCGGCGGGCAACGCCAGCGACAGAAATGCCGCCAGCGGTTCCCCTCCCATGGCGGCGATGTCGCTCAGGCCGCGCGCCAGGCAGCGGTGCCCGGCGGATTCGGGCGGATGCCAGTCGCGCCGGAAGTGCACGTCCTCCAGACTGAAGTCGGTGGTGACCAGCAATTCCTGCCCGCGTGGCGGGCGCAGCACGGCGCAGTCATCGCCAATGCCGCGGGTGAGCACAGGCGAGGGTGAGCATGCAGCTCGCTTGATGCGCTCGATGAGCTTTCTTTCCGGTAAGGGCAAGCGCGATAACTATACGAGAAATCAACCACAGAGACACGGAGACACAGAGACCAAGAAGTTTTCTCCGTGTCTCCGTGCCTCCGTGGTGAAATAATCGCGGCCAAGAATGGCCAGGACCTCCAAACCCGGGCCCCGAAACGCGCAACTGTTCCGCAAGCTGCCGTCGGTGGACGAGTTGCTGCACCAGGCCGAGATCGCGCACATGGCCGAGCGCGAAGGCCGCGCCGCCACCCTGGACGCGACACGCGCGGCGCTGGAACGACTGCGGTCGGAAATTTCCGCGGGGCGAGTCGACGACCAGCGACTAGAGTTGGCCATCGGCGGCCTGCCGGAAGCGGTAGAGCGCGAGTTGCGCCGCTCCTTACAAATGTCGTTGCGCCGGGTGATCAACGCGACCGGCGTCGTCTTGCACACCAATCTGGGTCGTGCGCCGCTGTCGGTGGCTGCGCTCGATCACGCGCGCCAGGTTGCGACAACCTATTCCAATCTCGAATACAACCTTGATTCCGGCGAACGCGGCCAGCGCGACGTCCATGTGGACCGGCTGTTCGCGCGCCTGCTGAGCGAGTATGCGGACGACATTTCCACCGTAGTGGTAAACAACAACGCGGCTGCGGTGCTGCTGGCGCTCAATACACTGGCCGACGGCGGCGAGGTAGTGGTGTCGCGCGGCGAACTGGTGGAAATCGGCGGCTCGTTCCGCATCCCCGACGTGATGAGCAAGTCCGGCGCGACCTTGCGCGAGGTCGGCACCACCAATCGCACGCGGTTGGCGGACTACGAGCGCGCCATCAACGAGCGCACGCGGCTGATCCTGCGCGTGCACCGCTCGAATTTCCAGATTGTCGGATTCACCGAGCAGCCGTCGCTGGGGGAACTGGTCGAGCTGGCGCACCAGCGCGGCTTGCCGGTTCTGGAAGACCTGGGCAGCGGCGCGCTGTTTGAGATGAGGACGCTCGGCATCAGCGGAGAGCCCGGCGTCGGCGACAGCCTGCGCGCCGGCGTGGACGTGGTCACTTACAGCGGCGACAAGCTGCTGGGCGGGCCGCAGGCGGGTCTGCTCAGCGGGCGGCGCGAGATCATCGCGCGCATCCGCGCCAATCCGCTGTTTCGCGCCCTGCGGGTTGACAAGCTCATCTACGCCGCGCTGGAGACAACGCTGCTCGCCTATGTCTGCCAGGACCACGATGCCGTGCCTGCGCTGCGCATGATGCGCCTCTCCGCCGAGGAGATCGGGCAACGCGCGCAGGCGCTGGCGCGCAAGCTGCGCCTGCCGGTGAGCGGCGAGGTCATCGGAGGTGAATCGGTGATTGGCGGCGGCGCGGCGCCCGGGGCAGCGCTGCCGACGCGCCTGCTGACCTTGACGTGGGCAGACCTGAGCGCCGACGAATTTGCTTCGCGCCTCAGAAAAAATGATCCGCCGATCATCGCGCGCGTCGAGGAAGGGCGCGTGCTGCTCGACTTGCGAACGGTGTTTCCTGAGCAGGATGAAGAGATCGGGAAGGCGTTGCAGGCGATCGGCCAGTGAGGGCCGACGGCGATATCGATATCCAATAGATTAGTCCAGCGCGCGAAGGACTCTCTCGATCTCGCCTTTGTGATGGGCAATGATCTCTTTTGGAGTTTGCCGCTGCTCCGACTTCCACGCCAGGATCTCGACGACCTTCATGAGGGTAGCCTTGGTCGGCTGGTCGTAGTCGCCACCGGCTTCCCTGAACGCCAACCGGACCGCACCGATCACCATGTTCCGCAGATCGGATTGCTCGTGCGGTTGGTGGATGAACTGGCTGGCGGCAGCGAGGTTTCTTTCTGCGCCTCATGGAAACACTGCACGATCAGATCACGCGCCTTGGCCGGAGTCATACCGGTAAGATCGCTGGCGCTAACCGACCATCGGGTACAGGGTGTCATCGTGCGCTCCAGCCGCCAAATTGCAGGCTGATTCGATGCTGCGCCCGATGCGGTGAGTCGTCTGTGATGACGGTCACGGCCGGGCGACACCAAAGTAATCTGAGGCCCGCGACGTTGAAGCGTGCCGCGGCCTTCATCACAGCGCGCTTATGGCTGAGGAGGCCAGCTTAAACACTACAAAGCACCCGGCCACGATGAGGATCGCGGTGGAACGCTTCAGCTTGCTTACCGACGAATAGCCAATGCCCAGCAGCACAATAACCCAGATGGAAAACACGTCAACCGAAGTCAGCAGGCCATAGAAGAACTTATGCTCCAGCGGGTTCATGAAGTACGCGGGGTTGGTGGCGACCGGATTGCGTACGTTGAAGCCTTCGGTATCCACGCCGACGGTGAGCGAAACAATCCCCAACAGCGCGTGAATCAAGAACGGCAGAAAGCCGTACATGACGATGGCAAGAGACTGCTTGAAGGTGATCTCCGCGCCGGCGCCGAAGTTGAATACCGCCAGCAATACCCCGGCGACGACCAATCCCCCGAGCAGTTGAAACGCGGGAGTTGCGTAAGAGAAGTAGGACGTGACCTTCGCGCCTATCTCCATTTGCCGGGCGCGTTGCTCCGGCGAAAGCTTCTCGAACTGCTCGAGCCGCGATGGGCTCTTTGCCATTTCGTTGCGCATGATCTGTTCGAAACCGATCTTCTGGCCCATGACAAACACGAAGGCGAGCGACACGATGGACATCAGAAGCCACGGCACCCACCAGCTCTGGTTGCGGCGGATGTCTGCGAAGGTGGTACTCGGCGCAATGAAGGTGTTGATGATGCGCGCGGGCTCAGACAGCGGTGGTTGCGACGCAGCGGCGGCGGCAGTGCTCATGAAACGTTCCCCCCAAGGACGTTCGTGCAGAATTGATGCGCGATTTTATCAGAAGCGGTCGCCGTTGCGGGTCCCGGGGTTACCGCGCGCGCCGGGGTGTCCGCCGGTTTTCCGCTCGCCGCAGCAAGCCAAGGCATAAGTCTTGACAAAATGTCATATTAGATATTATCTAAATATTGCATGGACGCCGAGGCGATTAAACGCTCCTTGGAGGGCAGCGGGTTGCGCTGCACGCCGCAGCGCTACGCCGTGATGGCGTTCTTGAATGAATGCAACCGGCATCCCACGGCTGCGGAAATCTTCGCCGCTGTGAATCGCGTGGATCCGCGCTCTTCCAGGGCCACGACTTATAACAATCTGCGGGACCTAGTGCGGGCGGGTCTGGTGCGTGAAGTGGCAGTCGAGGGCCGCGCCGCGCGATTCGATGCGAAAGGCGTGCGGCATCACCATTTCGTCTGCGACCGCTGCGGCAAGGTGGAGGACCTGGAGTGGTACGATGTGCCCAGACCTGCTTCCGGCGCCCTCGGTAAGCGGATTCTTCGCGAATGCGAACTCATTTTCCGGGGACTCTGCACGCAGTGCGCTCCACGGCGCGTTCGCCGTCCAGTGTCGTAGGCGCGTGGATACCGGATGAATGGCGCGAGTCTGCAAGCGCGGCCGGCGGCGATAGCGCGATTGGGAAAGCCAGGATGGGTTCGCGGTTCGTCACAGTTTCTCGACTAATTCATAGGAAA encodes the following:
- the thiL gene encoding thiamine-phosphate kinase produces the protein MPLPERKLIERIKRAACSPSPVLTRGIGDDCAVLRPPRGQELLVTTDFSLEDVHFRRDWHPPESAGHRCLARGLSDIAAMGGEPLAAFLSLALPADFPQRWADGFLRGLLKLAGQFKVPLAGGDIAQSPTGVLADILVVGSVPRGKALLRSGARPGEAIYVTGALGASAAAIRQMLAGRKLRPPQHRAHFFPDPRIAAGVQLRRQRLASAAIDLSDGLSTDLSHICEESGVGAVVNARSIPVATGATMEMALHGGEDYELLFTAPPRTRVPAEIAGVRVTRIGEIIRGARVFLADRERRRPMPPRGWEHFR
- the selA gene encoding L-seryl-tRNA(Sec) selenium transferase; this translates as MARTSKPGPRNAQLFRKLPSVDELLHQAEIAHMAEREGRAATLDATRAALERLRSEISAGRVDDQRLELAIGGLPEAVERELRRSLQMSLRRVINATGVVLHTNLGRAPLSVAALDHARQVATTYSNLEYNLDSGERGQRDVHVDRLFARLLSEYADDISTVVVNNNAAAVLLALNTLADGGEVVVSRGELVEIGGSFRIPDVMSKSGATLREVGTTNRTRLADYERAINERTRLILRVHRSNFQIVGFTEQPSLGELVELAHQRGLPVLEDLGSGALFEMRTLGISGEPGVGDSLRAGVDVVTYSGDKLLGGPQAGLLSGRREIIARIRANPLFRALRVDKLIYAALETTLLAYVCQDHDAVPALRMMRLSAEEIGQRAQALARKLRLPVSGEVIGGESVIGGGAAPGAALPTRLLTLTWADLSADEFASRLRKNDPPIIARVEEGRVLLDLRTVFPEQDEEIGKALQAIGQ
- a CDS encoding YIP1 family protein, which produces MSTAAAAASQPPLSEPARIINTFIAPSTTFADIRRNQSWWVPWLLMSIVSLAFVFVMGQKIGFEQIMRNEMAKSPSRLEQFEKLSPEQRARQMEIGAKVTSYFSYATPAFQLLGGLVVAGVLLAVFNFGAGAEITFKQSLAIVMYGFLPFLIHALLGIVSLTVGVDTEGFNVRNPVATNPAYFMNPLEHKFFYGLLTSVDVFSIWVIVLLGIGYSSVSKLKRSTAILIVAGCFVVFKLASSAISAL
- a CDS encoding transcriptional repressor — encoded protein: MDAEAIKRSLEGSGLRCTPQRYAVMAFLNECNRHPTAAEIFAAVNRVDPRSSRATTYNNLRDLVRAGLVREVAVEGRAARFDAKGVRHHHFVCDRCGKVEDLEWYDVPRPASGALGKRILRECELIFRGLCTQCAPRRVRRPVS